A genomic region of Danio aesculapii chromosome 21, fDanAes4.1, whole genome shotgun sequence contains the following coding sequences:
- the npas4b gene encoding neuronal PAS domain-containing protein 4B → MFPSESRPTVKLQDKWAKKRWSFQLLSSLSRTLKKLCSSSSHCSCFHSIIRPFQRFFGPEKMYRSTKGASKARRDQINAEIRILKELLPISDADKARLSYLHIMSLACIYTRKSVFFSQAAAGHDVSGSLLSLPELSDFLHTLPGFLLVLTSEGKLLYLSDNVAEHLGHSMVDLVAQSDSVYDIIDPADHFIMKGNLVPVTTPETDRLFRCRFSTSKFVRRQGSGNKQALVRARCLPPPYHASPYWTSNPVWVCFCSPLEASMPQLSSSRNPLPTPPAEQSFLLSCFQSQHSRDMRIHTVQDSVSVYLGYDIETLRSRSWYSLIHPRDLSHASAQHCALLHDGGERQVEMVVQVEAADHSWVWLYIVLQLETGEYPINSHNYVISESEAWSVRQQLYSEQNQLALLYQESRQSSDPLSSPDQVFTPSSSGLSSQSFDFSFTTSGRSSSEELPGTSAPSSMTFDPIQGEEIHSQPHGGGHQMWRSAMTISPEHLSNINLSTVPQSQVAPPPLPPFKAPPKRQRSEEFICTPPYTPRLSGGSFIFGDETFRSSDHSKAAKMRQPITSATNIGPAQPCRKRLYETLPPTPDSPGSDECILMALPEIRGPLYVDVPHLPFHAPPEGLLTPEASPTKKPCLSFFPRDDETERERIEISLLAQYISTLAEGFCHSHPQDASAPPHHANSSLAHIDVLMFEEKAVDDIPLPNLPSTSPVPPSPYSSVPSYSQCRSSPVQEEAAVTLIGVNHLCSVQLTHCNRMNEGGLQDGERPDEDMEMMSSQRSSEAPALTPALPCAQSLLEELVTMEPVFGAAVPMTPADRQQDELYQLPHQGGPQMFYQDGTSDHMF, encoded by the exons ATGTTTCCATCAGAAAGCAGACCAACAGTAAAACTACAGGATAAATGGGCAAAGAAACGATGGTCTTTCCAATTGCTGAGTAGTTTATCCAGAACTTTAAAGAAGTTATGTTCGAGTAGCTCTCATTGCAGCTGTTTTCACTCGATTATTCGTCCATTTCAACGATTCTTCGGACCCGAGAAAATGTACCGGTCCACTAAAGGAGCCTCGAAAGCTCGGAGGGATCAAATCAACGCGGAAATCCGCATCTTGAAGGAACTTCTGCCCATCTCTGATGCTGACAAAGCTCGTCTTTCCTACCTTCACATCATGTCACTAGCCTGCATTTACACAAGGAAGTCCGTCTTTTTCTCTCAAG CTGCAGCAGGTCACGATGTAAGCGGAAGCCTCTTGTCTTTGCCAGAGCTCTCGGATTTCCTGCACACACTCCCAGGATTTCTCCTAGTGCTGACAAGTGAAGGAAAACTCCTGTATCTGTCAGACAATGTCGCAGAGCACCTGGGTCATTCCATG GTGGATCTGGTGGCTCAGAGTGATAGCGTGTATGATATTATTGACCCAGCTGATCACTTCATCATGAAGGGCAACCTTGTACCAGTCACCACACCTGAAACAG ACCGCCTCTTTCGCTGCCGGTTCAGCACTTCAAAATTTGTAAGGAGGCAGGGATCTGGCAACAAACAGGCGCTAGTTCGGGCTCGCTGTCTGCCGCCTCCATACCATGCATCCCCCTACTGGACGTCCAACCCAGTGTGGGTGTGTTTCTGCTCCCCATTGGAGGCCAGCATGCCTCAGCTTTCATCATCCAGGAACCCTCTTCCAACCCCACCCGCGGAGCAGTCTTTCCTGCTGTCTTGTTTCCAGTCTCAGCACAGCCGGGACATGAGGATCCACACAGTACAGGACAG tgTAAGTGTTTATCTTGGCTATGATATCGAGACTCTGCGTTCCCGCTCGTGGTACAGTCTGATTCATCCTCGCGATCTCTCGCACGCCTCTGCACAACACTGCGCCCTgt tgCATGATGGAGGCGAGAGGCAGGTGGAGATGGTGGTCCAGGTGGAGGCAGCAGATCACTCTTGGGTTTGGCTCTACATTGTTCTTCAGCTGGAGACTGGAGAATATCCCATCAACAGCCACAACTATGTCATAAG TGAGTCTGAAGCCTGGTCAGTGCGTCAGCAGTTGTACTCAGAGCAGAACCAACTGGCTCTCCTGTACCAGGAGTCACGCCAGAGCTCTGACCCTCTGTCCAGCCCAGATCAGGTCTTCACACCCAGCAGCAGCGGCCTGTCCTCCCAGTCTTTCGACTTCAGCTTCACCACTTCTGGACGAAGCTCCTCTGAAGAGCTCCCTGGTACCTCTGCCCCATCCAGCATGACATTCGACCCCATTCAGGGCGAAGAGATCCACTCACAGCCTCACGGTGGTGGTCACCAGATGTGGCGATCAGCCATGACCATTTCCCCCGAACATCTAAGTAACATCAATCTTTCTACTGTTCCCCAATCCCAAGTTGCCCCTCCACCCCTTCCTCCATTCAAAGCTCCTCCAAAGCGCCAAAGATCGGAGGAGTTTATCTGCACACCCCCTTACACCCCAAGACTCAGTGGGGGGAGtttcatatttggtgatgaaACATTTAGATCATCAGATCATAGCAAAGCAGCTAAAATGAGGCAGCCTATAACCTCAGCCACCAACATTGGTCCTGCTCAACCCTGCCGCAAGCGTCTTTACGAAACTTTGCCTCCTACACCAGACAGCCCAGGCAGTGACGAATGCATTCTCATGGCGCTGCCGGAAATCAGAGGCCCTCTCTACGTAGACGTCCCACATTTACCGTTTCACGCTCCCCCAGAAGGCCTTCTAACCCCTGAGGCCTCACCCACCAAGAagccctgtttgagtttcttccctCGGGATGACGAAACTGAAAGAGAGCGAATAGAAATCTCGCTCCTGGCTCAGTACATCAGCACTTTAGCTGAAGGTTTCTGTCACAGCCACCCACAAGACGCATCAGCTCCCCCTCATCACGCCAACTCCTCGCTGGCTCACATTGATGTCTTAATGTTTGAGGAGAAAGCAGTAGATGACATCCCTCTGCCAAATCTGCCATCCACCTCTCCAGTGCCTCCCTCACCTTACTCATCAGTGCCATCCTACTCCCAGTGCCGCAGCTCCCCTGTCCAGGAGGAGGCGGCGGTGACTCTGATTGGTGTAAACCACCTCTGTAGCGTCCAGTTGACGCACTGTAATCGCATGAACGAGGGTGGGCTGCAGGATGGCGAGAGACCCGACGAGGACATGGAGATGATGTCCTCCCAAAGGTCCAGTGAAGCTCCTGCCCTTACCCCTGCTCTGCCTTGTGCCCAGTCCCTCCTAGAGGAGCTGGTCACCATGGAACCTGTGTTTGGGGCAGCTGTCCCAATGACTCCTGCCGACAGGCAGCAAGATGAGTTGTATCAACTCCCTCATCAAGGCGGACCACAGATGTTCTACCAAG ATGGAACCAGTGATCACATGTTTTAA